A genomic region of Longimicrobium sp. contains the following coding sequences:
- a CDS encoding DUF3565 domain-containing protein produces the protein MQRQIVGFRQDGEGHWVAELECGHTQHVRHAPPWQVRPWTQTPEGRAGRLGTPLECRACDEEGARDPGPPSRSGG, from the coding sequence GTGCAGCGGCAGATCGTGGGCTTTCGGCAGGACGGCGAGGGGCACTGGGTGGCGGAGCTGGAGTGCGGCCACACCCAGCACGTGCGCCACGCGCCCCCCTGGCAGGTGCGCCCGTGGACGCAGACCCCCGAGGGCCGCGCCGGCCGCCTGGGCACCCCCCTGGAGTGCCGCGCCTGCGACGAGGAAGGTGCCCGCGATCCCGGTCCACCAAGTCGCTCTGGAGGTTGA
- a CDS encoding creatininase family protein, with protein MAGRPYILAETTWKTVSGTRYDVAVLPWGATEAHNYHLPYATDVVEAALVAAEAARLAWEAGAKVVVLPAVPFGVQTGQLDIPFCLNLNPSTQAAVLADLCRALAGQGVRRLVILNGHGGNDFRAMIRELQPQAGLFLCTLDWWSCLDARAFFAEPGDHAGELETSVMLHLAPELVLPLEEAGPGRARRFRVAGLREGWAWAPRRWTQVTGDTGVGDPRAATAEKGAAFVRAVAERIAGFLVELAAADPDDLYA; from the coding sequence GTGGCGGGACGGCCCTACATCCTCGCCGAGACCACCTGGAAGACGGTCTCCGGCACCCGGTACGACGTGGCGGTGCTCCCCTGGGGAGCCACCGAGGCGCACAACTACCACCTCCCGTACGCCACCGACGTCGTCGAGGCCGCCCTCGTGGCCGCGGAGGCCGCGCGGCTCGCCTGGGAGGCCGGGGCGAAGGTGGTGGTGCTGCCGGCGGTGCCGTTCGGGGTGCAGACGGGGCAGCTCGACATCCCCTTCTGCCTGAACCTGAACCCCTCCACGCAGGCCGCCGTCCTGGCCGACCTCTGCCGCGCGCTCGCCGGGCAGGGCGTGCGCCGCCTGGTGATCCTGAACGGCCACGGCGGCAACGACTTCCGCGCGATGATCCGCGAGCTGCAGCCGCAGGCCGGGCTCTTCCTGTGCACCCTCGACTGGTGGAGCTGCCTGGACGCGCGCGCCTTCTTCGCCGAGCCGGGCGACCACGCGGGCGAGCTGGAGACGAGCGTGATGCTGCACCTGGCGCCCGAGCTGGTGCTCCCGCTGGAGGAGGCCGGCCCGGGGCGGGCGCGCCGCTTCCGCGTGGCCGGCCTGCGCGAGGGGTGGGCCTGGGCGCCGCGCCGCTGGACGCAGGTCACCGGCGACACCGGCGTCGGCGACCCGCGCGCGGCCACCGCCGAGAAGGGCGCCGCGTTCGTCCGCGCCGTCGCCGAGCGCATCGCGGGCTTCCTGGTGGAGCTCGCCGCGGCGGACCCCGACGACCTGTACGCCTGA
- a CDS encoding DUF3574 domain-containing protein has protein sequence MHRFAPVLPLVVLAACAAQPPSARGPAPDARAGVSERLYFGRDVEGAGTVSHEEWAAFVREVAAPRLPGMSAWNAAGAWYDSASRTVVSESTFVVEVVHHGERPTLASLDEVAREYMRRFRQREVLRTTHAVRRRTYAQEPPPGPPPQPRPPSAPGPRVEFLTPPGDWPYPFSPAVRVGDLIFVSGQIGSRTEGGRVVLVPGGIEAETRQTLDNVREVLERAGSSLDRVVKCTVMMADMAEWPRMNAVYAAYFPGPKPARSAFGATGLALGARVEIECIAAAGRG, from the coding sequence ATGCACCGCTTCGCTCCCGTTCTCCCGCTCGTCGTGCTGGCCGCCTGCGCCGCGCAGCCGCCGTCCGCCCGGGGACCCGCGCCGGACGCCCGCGCCGGCGTGAGCGAGCGCCTCTACTTCGGGCGCGACGTCGAGGGCGCGGGCACCGTCTCGCACGAGGAGTGGGCGGCGTTCGTGCGCGAGGTGGCGGCGCCGCGGCTCCCGGGGATGTCGGCCTGGAACGCGGCCGGCGCCTGGTACGATTCGGCCTCGCGGACGGTGGTGAGCGAGTCCACCTTCGTGGTGGAGGTGGTCCACCACGGCGAGCGGCCGACCCTCGCCTCGCTGGACGAGGTCGCGCGGGAGTACATGCGCCGCTTCCGGCAGCGGGAGGTGCTGCGGACCACGCACGCCGTCCGCCGGCGCACCTACGCGCAGGAGCCGCCGCCGGGCCCGCCGCCCCAGCCGCGGCCGCCCTCCGCGCCCGGTCCGCGGGTCGAGTTCCTCACCCCGCCGGGCGACTGGCCGTACCCGTTCTCGCCGGCGGTGCGGGTGGGCGACCTGATCTTCGTCTCGGGGCAGATCGGCTCGCGCACGGAGGGCGGCCGCGTCGTGCTGGTCCCCGGGGGGATCGAGGCGGAGACGCGGCAGACGCTGGACAACGTCCGCGAGGTCCTGGAGCGCGCCGGCTCGTCGCTGGACCGCGTGGTCAAGTGCACGGTGATGATGGCCGACATGGCCGAGTGGCCGCGGATGAACGCCGTCTACGCCGCCTACTTCCCCGGCCCCAAACCCGCCCGTAGCGCGTTCGGCGCCACCGGCCTGGCGCTCGGCGCGCGCGTCGAGATCGAGTGCATCGCCGCCGCGGGCCGCGGCTGA
- a CDS encoding nuclear transport factor 2 family protein has protein sequence MSAEDDLEDLVRRLVDAENRASREDAEGILSPSFTAITRSSGQEQDRDGLLEAIGKGSDKVRILEDGVEARVSGDLGVVRSIVTVAGRDRPDVPLASYRNIHVFTREAGDWRCVSWQVTKLE, from the coding sequence ATGAGCGCGGAGGACGATCTCGAAGACCTCGTCCGCCGACTCGTCGACGCGGAAAACAGGGCGAGCCGGGAAGACGCGGAGGGGATCCTCTCGCCGAGCTTCACGGCGATCACGCGAAGCAGCGGCCAGGAACAGGATCGCGACGGACTGCTGGAGGCCATCGGGAAGGGATCCGACAAGGTGCGGATTCTCGAGGACGGCGTGGAAGCCCGGGTGTCCGGAGACCTTGGCGTGGTGAGGAGCATCGTCACGGTCGCCGGCAGGGACAGGCCGGACGTTCCCCTGGCCAGCTACCGCAACATCCACGTATTCACGAGAGAAGCCGGCGACTGGCGGTGCGTGTCGTGGCAGGTCACCAAGTTGGAGTAA